The proteins below are encoded in one region of Sphingobacterium sp. R2:
- a CDS encoding YfiT family bacillithiol transferase: MQHELEKLRYPIGRFAIPDAIDNTLLNDWIKTITDFPTRLKSEVGDLTDDMLEKRYRPDGWTIRQVVHHCADSHMNSFIRFKLALTEEDPTIKLYEEKLWADLPDAKIIPIESSVKLLEGLHERWGILLKSLTNEQLERGFIHPATKRLISLKVNIGLYAWHCNHHLMHIANAKNY; encoded by the coding sequence ATGCAACATGAATTAGAAAAACTTAGATATCCTATCGGTCGCTTCGCCATACCAGATGCTATCGACAACACACTATTGAATGACTGGATTAAAACAATTACAGATTTTCCAACTAGATTAAAGTCCGAGGTCGGGGATCTAACGGACGATATGCTGGAGAAACGCTACCGCCCCGATGGGTGGACCATTCGTCAGGTTGTTCATCACTGTGCTGACAGCCATATGAACAGCTTCATCCGATTCAAATTGGCCTTGACAGAAGAAGACCCTACCATCAAATTATATGAAGAAAAATTGTGGGCCGACCTTCCAGATGCCAAGATAATTCCCATCGAAAGTTCGGTAAAATTGCTTGAAGGCCTACATGAACGTTGGGGGATTCTGCTCAAAAGCCTAACCAATGAACAGCTAGAAAGAGGATTTATTCATCCAGCCACCAAAAGGTTGATCTCTTTAAAGGTAAACATTGGTTTATATGCCTGGCATTGCAACCATCACCTCATGCACATTGCCAATGCCAAAAACTATTAA
- a CDS encoding DUF2625 domain-containing protein, with product MKSLKELIDTGNTGWKLVQRWMKEATNSYEVLTRDPKRADEELLRAQITTKSPMGAIIHQTGGILIDGGWLRILGSGSPKLNRGIMEWNKGKSFVKEGEKGGFLLIADDVLGGYFAINAGALGDAIGQVYYFAQDTLEWESLECGYSDFIFWALKGDVAKFYETFKWKGWNDDVKSLNGNQVFSFYPFLWTDEVRDFRKVDRKSVAIDENYHFTMEFAGGR from the coding sequence ATGAAAAGTCTAAAAGAATTGATAGATACAGGTAATACTGGATGGAAGCTCGTGCAGCGTTGGATGAAGGAAGCGACAAATTCATATGAAGTGCTTACCCGCGATCCAAAGAGAGCTGATGAAGAACTTTTGCGGGCACAGATCACCACGAAATCTCCCATGGGAGCCATTATCCACCAGACTGGTGGCATTTTAATCGATGGAGGCTGGCTACGAATTTTAGGTTCAGGTTCGCCAAAGCTCAACCGCGGAATTATGGAGTGGAATAAAGGGAAAAGTTTTGTTAAGGAAGGTGAAAAGGGTGGTTTTCTACTCATTGCTGATGACGTTTTGGGTGGCTACTTTGCGATCAATGCAGGGGCTCTAGGCGATGCTATTGGACAGGTTTACTATTTTGCGCAAGATACTTTAGAATGGGAGAGCTTGGAATGTGGCTATTCGGATTTTATCTTTTGGGCATTAAAAGGGGATGTCGCAAAGTTTTATGAAACGTTCAAATGGAAAGGCTGGAATGACGATGTGAAATCCCTAAATGGTAATCAGGTATTTTCGTTTTACCCGTTTCTATGGACGGACGAAGTGCGGGACTTTCGAAAAGTAGACCGTAAGTCTGTGGCTATTGACGAGAACTACCACTTTACCATGGAATTTGCAGGCGGACGTTAA
- a CDS encoding NYN domain-containing protein, which translates to MAEHGDLQIAILIDADNVSYRKIEEILNEVKRYGIPTIKRIYGDWTNPYVEKWKDKLLTHAITPIQQYSYTQGKNSTDSALIIDAMDILHSDRVDGFCIVSSDSDFTRLATRLRESGKLVIGIGEKKTPKPFIASCDKFIYVEIFEKNQKKETVVKKKQQTQPKPNPVENVTSIAVLDEETLELLKDTVDDTADENGWAFLGEIGSLFNKRKPDFDARNYGYDKMSHLFKAYKEDFEIEERNTDKSRIKHYYIRNIIKRPLSAVIPTPPLDSEPKIVSNSTTTTEHTDKPANQNGRKKGRPGRRQDKVLAEITPKEIVQSPAAPEQKIEETAPTSGDLPSSMLFPSEGNKITADDVKKTQIRITKEFKPLFPTKSQKLRIMINAGEYECNFTYRGRGFHILKLGKEAATQLALAEGIQIQIVRLNEVSFSLQNKSV; encoded by the coding sequence ATGGCAGAACATGGGGATTTGCAAATCGCAATACTAATTGATGCGGACAATGTATCTTATCGAAAGATCGAAGAGATTTTGAATGAAGTCAAAAGATATGGAATTCCAACCATCAAACGCATCTACGGAGACTGGACCAATCCTTACGTTGAAAAATGGAAGGACAAACTTCTTACCCATGCTATTACTCCAATCCAACAATACAGTTATACACAAGGCAAAAATTCGACCGATTCGGCATTAATTATTGACGCGATGGATATTCTGCATTCGGACAGAGTGGACGGATTTTGTATCGTTTCAAGCGATAGTGATTTCACCCGTTTAGCCACACGTTTACGGGAGTCGGGTAAGCTTGTTATTGGTATTGGTGAAAAAAAGACTCCTAAGCCTTTCATCGCCTCTTGTGATAAATTCATTTACGTCGAAATATTTGAAAAAAATCAAAAGAAAGAAACGGTAGTAAAGAAAAAGCAGCAAACTCAGCCTAAACCAAATCCTGTTGAAAATGTAACGAGCATAGCAGTACTGGATGAGGAAACCCTAGAACTTTTGAAAGACACTGTGGATGATACAGCGGATGAAAATGGCTGGGCATTCCTGGGAGAGATTGGAAGTCTTTTTAATAAAAGGAAGCCTGACTTTGATGCGCGCAATTACGGATACGATAAGATGTCCCACCTTTTCAAAGCGTATAAAGAAGATTTTGAAATTGAGGAAAGGAACACGGACAAATCGCGTATCAAACACTATTATATCCGCAACATCATTAAGCGTCCTTTGTCCGCTGTAATCCCTACACCGCCGCTAGATAGTGAACCAAAAATAGTTTCGAACAGTACAACTACAACGGAACATACAGACAAACCAGCAAATCAAAACGGTAGAAAAAAAGGAAGGCCCGGGAGACGGCAGGATAAAGTACTTGCTGAAATAACGCCAAAAGAGATTGTGCAAAGCCCTGCGGCGCCGGAACAGAAAATAGAAGAGACTGCTCCAACATCAGGGGATTTGCCTAGCAGTATGCTATTCCCTTCGGAAGGCAATAAGATCACTGCGGATGATGTTAAAAAGACACAGATCCGGATCACAAAGGAATTTAAACCTTTGTTTCCAACCAAATCTCAAAAATTAAGGATTATGATCAATGCTGGTGAGTATGAATGTAATTTTACCTATCGGGGCAGAGGCTTTCACATACTTAAATTAGGAAAGGAAGCGGCAACCCAACTTGCACTCGCTGAGGGAATCCAAATACAAATTGTTAGACTGAACGAAGTGAGCTTTAGCCTTCAAAATAAATCTGTATAG
- a CDS encoding CocE/NonD family hydrolase: MKNTISYLTLTFLCASHLYAQTAADSAYVRDFYEKTEVTIPMRDGKKLFTAIYSPKDKSKKYPVLLNRTPYTVSPYGRNEYKKSLGNFPAMMRDGYIFVYQDVRGKWMSEGDFEDIRPTTYSKDKKAIDESTDTYDALEWLRKNLKNYNGNAGLYGISYPGFYSTVGLVKTHPSLKAVSPQAPVTDWYIGDDFHHNGVLFLQDAFSFMSTFGVPRPKPITPDQFKSKIQIEEADKYNFFLEAGTARELKEKYFGDSVQFWNNLFKHPDYDDFWKSRVITNALQEVKPAVMVVGGFFDAEDAYGTFKTYQSIEDKSKKNNSILVAGPWYHGGWVRSEGNFLGDIQFDKKTSITYQDQFEQPFFKFYLKGEGNFTPSEATIFVSGTNEWKHFEQWPPKNVETKKLYFHPQGKLAFDKVQRTDSWDEYVTDPNKPVPHQGGLIQNRTREYMVDDQRFAASRPDVMVYQTEPLTEDITIVGPVKNHLKVSSTGTDADYVVKLIDVYPNDAPSYQGKTMAGYQMMVRGEIMAGKYRNGFEKAEALTPGMVEKVNFEMPDVAHTFKKGHRIMVQVQNSWFPLAERNPQVFLAPYTATKADFQKATQRIFHDVNNATYIEFDMLKD; encoded by the coding sequence ATGAAAAATACGATTTCGTACCTCACCTTAACGTTTTTATGTGCCAGCCACTTATATGCGCAAACAGCTGCCGACTCTGCTTACGTTAGAGATTTTTATGAAAAGACTGAAGTGACAATACCAATGAGAGATGGTAAAAAATTGTTTACTGCGATCTATAGTCCAAAAGATAAGTCGAAGAAATATCCAGTTTTGCTCAACAGAACGCCTTACACTGTTTCTCCCTATGGGCGAAATGAATATAAGAAAAGTCTAGGAAACTTTCCGGCAATGATGCGTGACGGCTATATTTTCGTCTATCAAGATGTGCGCGGTAAGTGGATGAGTGAAGGTGATTTTGAGGATATACGTCCGACTACATACAGCAAAGATAAAAAAGCAATCGATGAAAGTACAGACACCTACGATGCACTGGAATGGTTGCGCAAGAATCTTAAAAACTACAATGGTAACGCGGGGCTTTACGGGATCTCCTACCCGGGCTTCTATTCTACTGTAGGGCTTGTCAAAACACATCCAAGCTTAAAAGCAGTCTCCCCCCAGGCTCCGGTAACAGATTGGTATATCGGCGATGACTTCCATCATAACGGGGTTTTGTTTCTGCAGGATGCGTTTAGCTTTATGTCAACCTTTGGCGTCCCGCGCCCCAAGCCCATCACGCCAGATCAATTTAAAAGCAAAATCCAGATTGAAGAAGCGGATAAATACAACTTCTTTTTAGAAGCTGGAACAGCACGAGAACTTAAAGAAAAATATTTTGGGGATTCTGTTCAATTCTGGAATAACCTATTTAAACATCCCGATTATGACGATTTTTGGAAATCGCGTGTAATTACCAATGCTTTACAGGAAGTGAAACCAGCAGTGATGGTCGTCGGGGGCTTTTTCGATGCTGAAGATGCCTATGGAACATTTAAGACCTATCAATCGATTGAAGATAAAAGTAAAAAAAACAATTCGATTTTGGTTGCCGGGCCTTGGTATCATGGCGGTTGGGTACGATCAGAGGGAAACTTTCTGGGAGATATTCAATTTGATAAAAAAACCAGCATAACGTATCAGGACCAATTTGAGCAACCATTTTTCAAATTTTACCTGAAAGGTGAAGGGAATTTCACTCCTTCAGAAGCTACTATTTTTGTATCGGGCACCAACGAATGGAAACACTTTGAACAATGGCCTCCTAAAAATGTGGAGACAAAAAAACTCTACTTCCATCCTCAGGGAAAACTGGCATTTGACAAAGTGCAGCGTACAGATTCCTGGGATGAATATGTAACTGACCCCAATAAGCCCGTCCCACATCAGGGTGGATTAATTCAAAACCGAACGCGGGAATATATGGTCGACGACCAGCGCTTTGCAGCCAGCCGTCCTGACGTAATGGTATATCAAACAGAGCCATTGACTGAGGATATTACGATTGTTGGTCCCGTCAAAAACCATCTTAAAGTTTCCTCAACGGGTACCGATGCAGACTATGTCGTTAAACTGATTGATGTTTATCCGAATGATGCGCCGAGCTATCAAGGAAAAACAATGGCCGGATACCAAATGATGGTTCGCGGAGAAATTATGGCCGGAAAATATCGAAATGGTTTTGAAAAAGCAGAGGCACTAACGCCAGGAATGGTCGAAAAGGTGAATTTTGAAATGCCAGATGTGGCACATACGTTCAAAAAAGGACATCGAATAATGGTTCAGGTACAAAACTCCTGGTTTCCGCTAGCAGAACGAAATCCACAGGTATTCTTAGCGCCATATACCGCTACCAAAGCTGATTTTCAGAAAGCTACCCAACGGATCTTTCATGATGTGAATAATGCAACATATATTGAATTTGATATGCTTAAGGATTGA
- a CDS encoding inositol-3-phosphate synthase: MGQQVKDANGKLGILIPGLGAVATTLIAGVASINKGFSKPIGSVSQLSRIRLGKRTENRNPLIKDFVPLAKLEDVVFGGWDVYEDNVYEAASKAQVLEQGQLDAVKAELEAIQPMKAVFDRNFVKNLDGTHIKSEKTRRELADAVQRDIREFKEKNGLDRVVLVWCGSTERYIETNEAFSTLAKLEEALDNDDQRIPPSMIYCYAALKEGAPYVNGAPNLTCDVPAIIELAHENGVAIAGKDFKTGQTLMKTIVAPGLQARALGVEGWFSTNILGNRDGLVLDDPENFKTKEVSKLSVLEEILDAKKNPELYGDLYHKVRINYYPPHGDNKESWDNIDIFGWLGYKMQIKINFLCRDSILAAPVALDLALFIDLAQRAGMSGIQEWLSFYLKSPQTAPGLPPEHDIFKQLMKLQNTLRHIMGEDLITHLGLDYYQELVDSIQ, encoded by the coding sequence ATGGGACAACAAGTGAAAGATGCCAATGGGAAATTGGGTATTCTTATTCCGGGATTAGGTGCTGTGGCTACAACATTGATCGCTGGTGTGGCATCTATAAACAAAGGTTTTTCAAAACCAATCGGATCTGTTTCTCAACTGAGCAGAATTCGTCTGGGTAAACGCACTGAGAACAGAAATCCATTAATCAAAGATTTCGTCCCTTTAGCAAAATTGGAAGATGTAGTTTTTGGCGGATGGGACGTATATGAAGATAACGTATACGAGGCTGCGTCAAAAGCACAGGTATTGGAGCAAGGTCAATTGGATGCTGTTAAAGCTGAATTGGAGGCTATCCAACCAATGAAGGCTGTGTTTGATCGTAATTTTGTTAAAAATTTAGATGGAACACACATCAAATCTGAAAAAACACGTCGTGAATTGGCAGATGCCGTACAACGTGATATTCGTGAATTTAAAGAGAAAAATGGATTGGACCGCGTCGTATTGGTATGGTGTGGCTCTACAGAACGTTATATAGAAACTAACGAAGCTTTTTCAACTTTAGCTAAACTGGAAGAGGCTTTGGATAATGACGATCAGCGCATTCCGCCAAGCATGATTTACTGTTATGCGGCTTTAAAAGAAGGTGCTCCTTATGTCAATGGTGCACCAAATTTAACGTGTGATGTGCCAGCAATCATTGAGCTAGCACACGAAAACGGGGTAGCTATTGCAGGTAAAGATTTTAAGACAGGTCAAACATTAATGAAAACGATCGTAGCACCGGGGCTTCAAGCAAGAGCTTTAGGTGTTGAAGGTTGGTTTTCGACCAATATCTTGGGTAACCGTGATGGATTGGTATTAGATGATCCGGAAAATTTCAAAACAAAAGAGGTCTCTAAATTATCGGTATTGGAAGAAATTTTAGATGCAAAAAAGAATCCGGAACTGTACGGTGACCTTTATCACAAAGTACGCATCAATTATTATCCTCCGCATGGTGATAATAAAGAATCTTGGGATAACATCGATATCTTCGGTTGGTTGGGTTACAAAATGCAGATTAAGATCAATTTCTTGTGCCGTGATTCAATTTTAGCAGCTCCAGTTGCGTTGGATTTAGCACTTTTTATCGATCTGGCTCAACGTGCAGGTATGTCAGGTATTCAAGAGTGGTTGTCCTTCTACTTGAAATCGCCTCAAACGGCCCCAGGTTTACCTCCAGAACATGATATCTTCAAACAATTAATGAAATTGCAAAATACATTGCGTCACATTATGGGTGAAGATTTAATCACGCATTTGGGATTGGATTATTACCAAGAGCTAGTAGATAGCATTCAATAA
- a CDS encoding NTP transferase domain-containing protein, whose amino-acid sequence MQLEEMEFAIIAAGEGSRLRKEGFNLPKPLLPLHGVPLIERLIRIFAKEGAQKVHVIINKQSPELKLFLEKTTFALPIVLLEEDTESSLHSFALLVKNNPNWASCCLTTTDTVFKPHEFHAYLDDFHQHKNADAFMAVTPFIDDESPLYVNTNQQLEVEAFLDRSTPETRYVSGGIYCFRKAAMDCALSSVAAGNSRMRNFQRALLENSLKVEAFVFEKVVDIDHLRDREVAEQFLSEEVS is encoded by the coding sequence TTGCAATTAGAAGAGATGGAATTTGCTATTATAGCAGCGGGAGAAGGTTCTCGATTGCGAAAGGAGGGATTCAATTTACCGAAACCCTTGCTACCATTACATGGAGTTCCATTAATTGAACGATTGATTCGCATATTTGCCAAAGAAGGAGCACAAAAAGTTCATGTCATCATCAATAAACAATCTCCGGAATTGAAATTGTTTTTGGAAAAAACGACTTTTGCATTACCTATTGTGCTGCTCGAGGAAGATACTGAAAGTTCCTTACACAGTTTTGCTTTGCTTGTTAAAAACAATCCTAATTGGGCTTCCTGTTGTCTTACAACAACCGATACGGTTTTTAAGCCACATGAATTTCATGCTTACTTAGATGATTTTCATCAACATAAAAATGCAGATGCTTTTATGGCTGTTACCCCTTTTATTGATGATGAGAGCCCTTTGTATGTCAATACCAATCAACAACTTGAAGTGGAAGCTTTCTTAGATAGGTCAACACCCGAAACGAGGTATGTTTCTGGTGGAATTTATTGTTTCCGTAAGGCCGCCATGGATTGTGCATTAAGTTCCGTTGCTGCTGGAAATTCGAGAATGCGTAATTTTCAGCGTGCTTTACTGGAAAATAGTTTGAAAGTTGAAGCATTTGTGTTTGAAAAAGTCGTCGACATTGATCATCTAAGAGATCGAGAAGTCGCTGAACAATTTTTGAGTGAGGAAGTTAGTTAG
- a CDS encoding CDP-alcohol phosphatidyltransferase family protein, giving the protein MQKEQVNVIEDANLSAFEQSLKSNDTEERIDIWFYRPIGYRIAKVCAKIGVTPNAVTIISIFFGVAAGILFYYPALWINVIGMLLLVFANSLDSADGQLARMTDNKSRFGRILDGFAGDFWFASIHIAICLRSINEGWSQWLWVFCVLAGVSHMIQSAMADYYRNVHLYFIKGKAGSELDNTRDLKADYEALSWRKNFFSKFVLNGYMGYTRNQEKLSPKLQKLLRIVKSRYKDELPQQLMLDFRAQNKPLMKYTNIVQFNTRVIFLFVWLFIGQPWIYFFFDMFVLNPILIYMCNRQEKVSGYFVDKLTNDPTYGE; this is encoded by the coding sequence ATGCAGAAAGAACAAGTTAATGTAATCGAAGACGCAAATTTGAGTGCATTCGAACAATCTTTAAAATCTAATGATACAGAAGAGCGAATTGACATCTGGTTTTATCGACCTATTGGTTATCGCATCGCAAAAGTATGTGCTAAAATAGGTGTTACGCCGAATGCAGTGACGATTATCAGTATTTTCTTTGGCGTTGCTGCGGGTATTTTATTCTATTACCCAGCACTGTGGATCAATGTAATTGGTATGCTTTTATTGGTTTTTGCCAATTCTTTAGACAGTGCCGATGGGCAGCTGGCAAGAATGACAGATAACAAAAGTCGTTTTGGCCGCATCTTGGATGGTTTTGCCGGCGATTTTTGGTTTGCTTCCATTCATATAGCAATCTGCTTGCGCAGTATCAATGAGGGATGGTCACAATGGTTATGGGTCTTTTGTGTGCTTGCCGGTGTATCGCATATGATTCAGTCAGCAATGGCCGATTATTACCGCAATGTTCACCTGTATTTTATAAAAGGTAAAGCCGGAAGTGAGCTGGACAATACCCGTGATTTAAAAGCGGACTATGAAGCCTTGTCTTGGCGTAAGAATTTCTTTAGCAAATTTGTCTTGAATGGCTATATGGGCTATACGCGAAACCAAGAAAAGCTTTCTCCGAAGTTGCAAAAACTATTGCGTATTGTGAAGAGTCGCTATAAAGATGAACTGCCACAGCAGTTGATGTTAGATTTTAGAGCGCAGAATAAGCCATTGATGAAATATACCAATATTGTTCAGTTCAACACCAGAGTGATCTTCCTATTTGTTTGGTTGTTTATTGGTCAGCCTTGGATTTATTTTTTCTTTGATATGTTTGTCTTAAATCCAATATTAATCTATATGTGTAACCGACAGGAGAAAGTAAGTGGTTATTTTGTGGATAAATTAACAAATGATCCAACCTATGGGGAGTAA
- a CDS encoding lysylphosphatidylglycerol synthase transmembrane domain-containing protein has protein sequence MGSKIYKVLFMLIGIGTLAYMIQAMGIDEIWNNLEKIGWWFLPVLGSWAVLYWMNAMAFKAIIEEPELPQTDVPFWKVLQLTISGYAINYITPFVALGGEPYRIIELKKYVGGSKAGSSVLLYGVMHILSHILFWVASVFLILWFVPASTMVNAACAAIFVMAIICTWLFTKFYKKGITVSLLKALSKLPLVGKKVNHLLETKYETLNDVDQQVKNLFQNRRDRFYKALFWEFVARVVGCFEIYFIGLALDINIDFVDAMIISSGSSLFANLVFFFPMQLGTREGGLAMAVMSIGLPAKVGIFMGVVTRIREIVWIMIGLGWMSLVKKK, from the coding sequence ATGGGGAGTAAGATCTATAAAGTACTCTTTATGCTGATTGGTATAGGTACACTTGCCTATATGATTCAGGCAATGGGCATTGATGAGATTTGGAACAACCTTGAAAAAATCGGATGGTGGTTTTTGCCTGTACTTGGCAGTTGGGCAGTACTCTACTGGATGAATGCCATGGCATTCAAGGCAATTATTGAAGAGCCCGAATTACCTCAGACGGATGTGCCTTTTTGGAAAGTGTTACAACTGACGATATCGGGTTATGCAATAAATTATATTACGCCATTTGTTGCTTTAGGAGGAGAACCCTATCGTATTATTGAACTCAAAAAATATGTTGGAGGCTCGAAGGCTGGTTCTTCGGTACTGTTGTACGGTGTCATGCATATCTTGTCCCATATTTTATTTTGGGTAGCTTCTGTTTTCCTTATCCTTTGGTTTGTACCGGCCAGTACGATGGTAAACGCGGCCTGTGCTGCGATTTTTGTAATGGCAATTATTTGTACTTGGCTATTTACAAAATTTTATAAGAAGGGAATTACAGTTTCGCTTTTGAAAGCATTGTCTAAATTACCTTTGGTAGGTAAAAAAGTCAATCATTTGTTAGAAACGAAGTATGAAACCTTAAATGATGTGGATCAGCAGGTGAAAAATCTTTTTCAAAATCGGCGCGACCGTTTCTACAAAGCTCTTTTCTGGGAGTTTGTAGCTCGGGTAGTGGGCTGTTTTGAGATTTATTTCATCGGTTTAGCCTTAGATATCAATATTGATTTTGTTGATGCCATGATCATCAGCTCAGGTTCATCATTATTTGCTAATCTTGTGTTTTTCTTTCCCATGCAATTGGGGACTCGGGAGGGAGGTTTAGCCATGGCTGTCATGAGTATAGGATTACCTGCTAAAGTCGGCATTTTTATGGGCGTTGTAACGAGAATTAGAGAAATTGTATGGATTATGATCGGCTTGGGCTGGATGAGTTTAGTAAAAAAGAAATAA
- a CDS encoding HAD family hydrolase, with protein sequence MNKFNMKGIIFDYGGTLDTNGGHWGAVIWSGYEKYEVPVNLNAFQEAYSYAERQMALQPIIKPDFDFLAVLKAKLNVQFEYLIAAGYELDKTLADKIAFDGYSLAKNTVDQVKPLLNSLHEKYPIVMVSNFYGNLKSVLADFGILPYFQSVVESAVVGVRKPDPAIYALGVDKLGLPAQEIVVVGDSYSKDMVPAKAVGCQTLWLKGQTWGEDKLQDTSAADQQFTSIFDLMDFV encoded by the coding sequence ATGAATAAGTTTAACATGAAGGGGATTATTTTTGATTATGGTGGAACCTTGGATACAAATGGTGGTCATTGGGGAGCCGTTATCTGGTCGGGTTATGAAAAATACGAGGTTCCTGTAAATTTGAACGCTTTTCAGGAAGCCTATAGTTACGCAGAACGTCAAATGGCTTTACAACCGATTATTAAGCCTGACTTTGATTTTTTAGCGGTATTGAAGGCAAAGCTCAATGTACAATTTGAATACCTTATTGCTGCAGGGTACGAACTAGATAAAACATTAGCTGATAAAATAGCATTTGATGGCTATTCCCTCGCGAAGAATACAGTTGATCAGGTGAAGCCGCTTCTAAATTCACTGCATGAAAAATATCCGATTGTGATGGTTTCCAACTTTTATGGCAATCTGAAATCTGTGCTTGCCGATTTTGGTATTTTACCTTATTTTCAGTCGGTTGTGGAATCTGCCGTTGTCGGTGTACGCAAACCTGATCCTGCAATTTATGCATTAGGTGTCGACAAATTAGGACTTCCTGCACAAGAAATCGTTGTCGTAGGCGACTCGTATAGTAAGGATATGGTCCCTGCTAAAGCTGTTGGATGCCAAACCTTATGGCTGAAGGGGCAGACGTGGGGCGAAGACAAATTGCAGGATACTTCGGCTGCAGATCAGCAGTTTACAAGTATCTTTGATTTAATGGACTTTGTTTAA
- a CDS encoding helix-turn-helix domain-containing protein, with product MTVKEIPFENKGFYVFHFKGNKSKPVFSSEQQHILKKGELYSLCLIKRGETSFIINNERIQVAQNHLLLTSPSSRVNSSSVAKSWDCEVYLLFFTLDFTFKLDFQQDFFDVTKKSLAINDSYIWSLSSQDATNLSNLFKQFIHYDRQASNYLFKSQIVKSLTEILFCEIARLGSQNLRNTSAIPSRKREILANFYLLLKKSFHKEHMVKFYAVQLGITAKQLSVITKELTGKSAMELIQNVLVEEAKSLLCQGLTMREIAMKLHFSDPSFFGKFFKRNVGISPKEFRQNLYLNKVH from the coding sequence ATGACTGTAAAGGAAATACCATTCGAAAATAAGGGCTTTTATGTTTTTCATTTTAAAGGCAATAAATCAAAACCTGTCTTCAGTTCCGAGCAGCAGCACATCCTAAAAAAGGGTGAACTCTATTCGCTCTGTTTAATAAAAAGGGGCGAAACGTCTTTTATCATCAATAATGAGCGCATACAGGTAGCACAAAATCACTTATTGTTAACCAGTCCATCATCGAGAGTCAATAGCTCTTCTGTAGCCAAATCGTGGGACTGCGAAGTGTATTTGCTTTTCTTCACATTGGATTTCACCTTCAAATTGGACTTTCAGCAGGATTTTTTTGATGTAACCAAAAAATCGCTGGCTATCAACGATAGTTACATCTGGTCGCTATCCAGTCAAGATGCGACTAACCTGTCTAATTTATTTAAGCAGTTTATTCACTACGATCGGCAAGCGTCGAACTACCTATTCAAAAGTCAGATTGTAAAGTCTTTAACAGAAATATTATTTTGTGAAATTGCGCGATTAGGAAGTCAAAACCTACGAAATACATCTGCTATCCCTTCACGGAAACGAGAAATACTGGCAAATTTTTACTTGCTGCTCAAAAAGTCATTTCATAAAGAACACATGGTAAAATTTTATGCCGTGCAACTCGGTATCACGGCGAAGCAACTCTCGGTAATTACAAAGGAGCTTACAGGAAAATCAGCAATGGAACTTATTCAGAATGTCTTGGTGGAAGAAGCAAAGTCTTTACTCTGCCAAGGGCTTACGATGCGTGAAATTGCAATGAAATTACACTTCTCGGATCCGTCTTTTTTCGGCAAATTCTTTAAGCGAAATGTGGGTATCTCGCCTAAAGAATTTCGTCAGAACCTCTATTTAAACAAAGTCCATTAA
- a CDS encoding M15 family metallopeptidase, giving the protein MKINLCLALGLSFLSSFICAQEKSIPSDFVYVTDIIPKISLEMRYFGSHNFTGRPIRGYAKPVAILTKRAAIALQQVENHLNKKGLGLKIFDAYRPQRAVDNFKSWSLKTDDTIAKKEFYPHLDKKNLFSLGFIASKSGHSRGSTVDLTIISLKDNKEIDMGGPFDFFGAVSHHQYANLTATQKENRKILKEAMAKFGFKAYDKEWWHYTLQNEPYRKTYFDFIVK; this is encoded by the coding sequence ATGAAAATCAACTTGTGTCTTGCACTTGGTTTAAGCTTTTTAAGTTCATTTATCTGTGCACAGGAAAAAAGCATACCATCGGATTTTGTATATGTCACGGACATCATTCCTAAGATTAGCTTGGAAATGCGTTATTTCGGCAGTCACAACTTTACAGGAAGACCAATACGGGGTTATGCAAAGCCTGTTGCGATTTTAACTAAGCGGGCAGCCATCGCACTGCAGCAGGTGGAAAACCATTTAAATAAAAAAGGTTTGGGCTTGAAAATATTTGATGCCTACCGTCCGCAGCGCGCTGTTGACAACTTCAAGTCTTGGTCATTAAAAACTGACGACACCATTGCAAAAAAAGAGTTTTATCCACATCTCGATAAGAAGAATTTGTTCAGCCTAGGGTTTATCGCTTCCAAATCAGGCCATAGCCGTGGCAGTACAGTAGATCTTACGATCATTAGCCTGAAAGACAACAAAGAAATTGACATGGGCGGGCCGTTCGATTTTTTCGGAGCTGTGTCACACCATCAATATGCAAATCTGACGGCAACACAAAAAGAAAATAGAAAAATTCTAAAAGAAGCGATGGCTAAATTTGGGTTTAAAGCTTACGATAAAGAATGGTGGCACTATACGTTGCAAAATGAACCTTATCGTAAAACTTATTTTGATTTTATCGTGAAGTAA